From the genome of Pseudostreptobacillus hongkongensis, one region includes:
- a CDS encoding PBECR4 domain-containing protein — MDGKNQTYEIQDLIEYFRSYRNKFITIKGETKEFNLVLYKGTFVHLMGLQYMQKNTNVRGVANKSVDDIVKNNLSDQEIIKRVYRLHPNKIENFVDKIENIKYIFENLENSKIVERTRYTDDMKVKSNYLIVKTKDNKYLNLGIVDSGFEENSFFETFLISNNEKYYEDSEIEENIESIWIEGEEIKPFSFNKERCEKLQAIYILDKENFDYQKSIDFIEKDYKIEKIINNKLNQIDMDLEEKYKKEENFFGGWNNRKKSNEELER, encoded by the coding sequence TTGGATGGTAAAAATCAAACTTATGAAATACAGGATTTAATAGAATATTTTAGAAGTTATCGAAATAAATTTATAACCATTAAAGGTGAAACTAAAGAATTTAATTTAGTATTGTATAAAGGAACTTTTGTCCATTTAATGGGATTGCAATATATGCAAAAAAATACAAATGTTAGAGGAGTTGCTAATAAATCAGTAGATGATATAGTTAAAAATAATTTGTCTGATCAAGAAATAATAAAAAGAGTATATAGATTACATCCAAATAAAATTGAAAATTTTGTAGATAAAATTGAGAATATAAAATATATATTTGAAAATTTAGAAAATAGTAAAATAGTAGAAAGAACTAGGTATACTGATGATATGAAAGTTAAAAGTAACTATCTAATTGTTAAAACCAAAGACAATAAATATTTAAATTTAGGAATCGTTGATTCTGGATTTGAAGAAAATAGTTTTTTTGAAACATTTCTTATATCTAATAATGAAAAATATTATGAAGATTCTGAAATAGAAGAAAATATTGAAAGTATATGGATAGAAGGAGAAGAGATTAAACCATTTTCATTTAATAAGGAAAGATGTGAAAAATTACAAGCTATATATATATTAGATAAAGAAAATTTTGATTATCAGAAATCAATTGATTTTATTGAGAAAGATTATAAAATTGAAAAAATAATAAATAATAAATTAAATCAAATTGATATGGATTTAGAAGAAAAATATAAAAAAGAAGAAAATTTTTTTGGGGGTTGGAATAATAGAAAGAAATCTAATGAAGAATTAGAAAGATAG
- a CDS encoding TraG/VirB4 family ATPase → MKKNILKNYKNSYKFYIPYEMLLNDGIVLNKNSGFQATFKIRFKDLNYLGQNEITQIMNQLNNAYKRLPDGYSFHWDVIRSKSDKYPKKDLTDKPIPTQIIDIMREDSVKNGTFYITELYLTITYLMQTETTDKLDELMEKFKSFLPGKKIKTNTEEKSVLLKKFNEELKEFKDTVDLFISQLYSVTEDIKKLENDELLGYLYSAVNLEKLEKIRTPKNNYIMLDELLSNSTITNGENFKMNEDYVKVITINAFPDAVMPRVFDALENFDFEYRYVTRFIMLEREEALKMLRDFQLYFNAKTKTFFQWLVEAATQKEITKVDTTAVNNVDESTLAEEELKTGNLAYGYYTFSFIIKDKNLENLDKKVQEVKKALAFYDFVGNEDKYNRFDTLIGSLPGNITNNIRRMPMNTYLLSALAPMSSLYTGHRYNKYLKDIALFTTKTEKELFYFNIHNGDIGHTLIVGPSGAGKSFLLGMIASNFMKYDWQKPKFEDYINENGKRMEKITGYEKKNSQVFFFDKDSSSKVLTITSGGKFYDLGNNEVAFQPLKDIHIESEKEWALGWILSILEQEGIPSNAMNRNLVWEALKSLSNAPRELRTLSNLSSTIQSHEIRNALSIYCGENAYGQYFDNNIDDMSDSNIITFEMGNVIKTKKVVAPLLDYVFHRIEKEKLDGTPTCIVLDECWLFLNNDKMRAKIVDWLKTLRKKNTSIVLATQSLMDIKNSPIFADIMDNCQTKIFLPNKMALSTWLDLYKDFNLSEVEIQEINDGVAKQDYFIKTNDGSRLFELSPTRTEIAYIGSSLANDLTKITEIRDKVENMLLNDKDKVKLINKEWIDYKRKEGLSISEVMKYKELLFR, encoded by the coding sequence ATGAAAAAAAATATTTTAAAAAATTACAAAAATTCATATAAATTCTATATTCCATATGAAATGTTATTAAATGATGGAATAGTATTAAATAAAAATAGTGGTTTTCAAGCTACATTTAAAATAAGATTTAAAGATCTAAATTATTTAGGTCAAAATGAAATAACACAAATAATGAATCAATTAAATAATGCATATAAGAGATTACCAGATGGATATTCATTCCATTGGGATGTTATTAGAAGTAAGAGTGATAAGTATCCTAAAAAGGATTTAACAGATAAACCTATCCCGACTCAAATAATAGATATTATGAGAGAAGATTCTGTTAAAAATGGTACATTTTATATAACAGAGTTATATTTAACTATTACATATTTAATGCAAACTGAAACAACAGATAAATTAGATGAATTAATGGAGAAATTCAAATCATTTTTACCTGGTAAAAAAATAAAGACAAATACAGAAGAAAAGAGTGTTCTATTGAAAAAATTTAATGAAGAATTGAAAGAATTCAAAGATACTGTAGATCTATTTATATCTCAATTATATTCAGTAACAGAAGATATAAAAAAACTTGAAAATGATGAATTATTAGGTTATCTATATTCTGCAGTAAACTTAGAAAAATTAGAAAAAATAAGAACACCTAAAAATAACTATATTATGCTAGATGAATTGTTGTCTAACTCAACAATTACTAATGGAGAAAACTTTAAGATGAATGAAGATTATGTAAAAGTAATCACAATAAATGCTTTTCCAGATGCAGTTATGCCAAGGGTTTTTGATGCTTTAGAAAATTTTGATTTTGAATATAGATATGTAACAAGATTTATAATGCTTGAAAGAGAAGAAGCACTTAAAATGCTAAGAGACTTTCAACTATACTTCAATGCTAAAACTAAAACGTTCTTTCAATGGCTTGTTGAAGCTGCAACACAAAAAGAAATTACTAAAGTTGATACAACAGCAGTTAATAATGTAGATGAATCAACATTAGCTGAAGAAGAACTAAAAACGGGTAATTTGGCTTATGGGTATTATACATTTAGTTTTATTATTAAAGATAAAAATTTAGAAAATTTAGATAAAAAAGTTCAAGAGGTAAAAAAAGCATTAGCATTTTATGATTTTGTTGGGAATGAAGATAAATATAATAGATTTGATACATTAATAGGATCTTTACCTGGAAATATTACTAATAATATCAGACGAATGCCAATGAATACATATTTATTATCAGCTTTAGCTCCTATGAGTTCTCTATATACTGGTCATAGATATAATAAATATTTAAAAGATATTGCATTATTTACTACTAAAACGGAAAAAGAATTATTCTATTTTAATATTCATAACGGTGATATAGGTCATACTTTAATAGTAGGTCCATCAGGTGCTGGTAAATCTTTTCTATTAGGTATGATAGCTTCTAATTTTATGAAGTACGATTGGCAAAAACCTAAATTTGAAGATTATATAAATGAAAATGGAAAAAGAATGGAAAAAATTACTGGATATGAAAAGAAGAATTCTCAAGTATTTTTCTTTGACAAAGATAGCTCAAGTAAAGTTCTTACAATCACTTCTGGTGGGAAATTTTATGATTTAGGAAATAATGAGGTTGCATTTCAACCATTAAAAGATATTCATATAGAAAGTGAAAAAGAATGGGCGTTGGGATGGATATTATCTATTTTAGAACAAGAAGGAATTCCATCAAATGCTATGAATAGAAATCTTGTTTGGGAAGCTCTAAAGTCCTTAAGTAATGCACCACGTGAGTTAAGAACGTTATCAAATTTAAGTTCTACTATACAATCCCACGAAATTAGAAATGCTTTAAGTATTTATTGTGGGGAGAATGCTTATGGACAATATTTTGATAATAATATTGATGATATGTCAGATTCAAATATAATAACTTTTGAAATGGGTAATGTTATTAAAACTAAGAAAGTTGTTGCACCATTGTTAGATTATGTATTTCATAGAATTGAAAAAGAAAAGTTAGATGGTACACCAACTTGTATAGTGCTTGATGAGTGTTGGTTATTCTTAAATAATGATAAAATGAGAGCTAAAATCGTAGATTGGTTGAAAACTTTAAGAAAGAAAAATACATCAATCGTACTTGCTACTCAATCTTTGATGGATATTAAGAACTCTCCTATATTTGCAGATATTATGGATAACTGTCAGACTAAAATATTCCTACCAAATAAAATGGCGTTGTCAACCTGGTTAGATTTATATAAAGATTTCAATTTAAGTGAGGTTGAAATTCAAGAAATTAATGATGGAGTTGCAAAACAAGATTATTTTATAAAAACTAATGATGGATCAAGATTATTTGAACTAAGTCCAACTAGAACTGAGATTGCATATATTGGATCATCACTTGCTAATGATTTAACTAAAATAACTGAAATTCGTGATAAAGTTGAAAATATGCTTTTAAATGATAAAGATAAAGTTAAATTAATTAATAAAGAATGGATTGACTATAAGAGAAAAGAGGGATTAAGTATTTCAGAAGTTATGAAATATAAAGAATTGTTATTTAGGTAG
- a CDS encoding VirB3 family type IV secretion system protein, with amino-acid sequence MDKIPVYKSLLDNKTTMGVPTIIFPYLGLFFVILYLILGTALVIIPTALIFIMLKIASRKDSRFLSIYFTNLNNPQWLGF; translated from the coding sequence ATGGATAAAATACCTGTATATAAGAGTTTATTAGATAATAAAACAACCATGGGAGTTCCAACAATAATTTTCCCATATTTAGGATTATTTTTTGTAATTCTTTATTTAATACTAGGGACTGCACTTGTAATAATACCTACTGCATTAATATTTATTATGCTAAAAATAGCATCAAGAAAAGATAGTAGATTTTTATCTATATATTTTACAAATTTAAATAACCCGCAATGGTTGGGATTTTAG